The genome window tcatcaccaccatcgcctgggaccaccacctccacacccccatgtacttcttcctgctcaacctctccctcctcgacctgggctgcatctccaccaccctccccaaagccatggccaattccctctgggacaccagggccatccCCTActctgcatgtgctgcacaggTCTTTTTCTTTGCCATGTTCCTCTCAGCAGAGTTTTATCTcctcaccatcatgtgctatgaccgctacgtggccatctgcagacccctgcactacgggtccctcctgggcagcagagcttgtgtccacatggcagcagctgcctgggcctctgggtttctcagtgctctgctgcacacagccagtacattttcactgcccctctgccagggcaatgccctgggacagttcttctgtgaaatcccccagatcctcaagctctcctgctcacactcctacctcagggaacttgGGCTTGTTGTGGTTAGTGCCTGTTTagtgtttgggtgttttgtcctcatggt of Apus apus isolate bApuApu2 unplaced genomic scaffold, bApuApu2.pri.cur manual_scaffold_45_ctg1, whole genome shotgun sequence contains these proteins:
- the LOC127396270 gene encoding olfactory receptor 14J1-like, whose product is MSNSSSINQFLLLAFADRRELQLLHFWLFLGIYLAALLGNGLIITTIAWDHHLHTPMYFFLLNLSLLDLGCISTTLPKAMANSLWDTRAIPYSACAAQVFFFAMFLSAEFYLLTIMCYDRYVAICRPLHYGSLLGSRACVHMAAAAWASGFLSALLHTASTFSLPLCQGNALGQFFCEIPQILKLSCSHSYLRELGLVVVSACLVFGCFVLMVVSYVQIFRAVLRIPSQQGRHKAFSTCLPHLAVVSLFISTVLFAYLKPPSISSPSLDLVVAVLYSVVPPAVNPLIYSMRNQELKDALRKVISSLFNSERFKASF